The following are from one region of the Anaeropeptidivorans aminofermentans genome:
- a CDS encoding FecCD family ABC transporter permease, with translation MNGQNKKIANIFWLGVVFPIAALISSICIGRYPIGINQLIAYLFSPGVFEDPGANIFWNIRLPRVLFSMMAGGALSISGSVLQGVYRNPLVSPDIIGVSSGASLGAAISIVLFSSVSSSVQLFAFAGGIIAVLFTFNLARLGNQSTIVSLILSGVIINALAQSGVSILKYMADPLQQLPALEFWLMGSLNTITWEKLINFLPMFFIGSVIIILLRWQLNALSMGDEEAASLGVSVVITRGIMIAMATVLVSGVVSMTGMIAWVGLICPHITRILTGSDHRVSVPVSFFTGAGFMAISDTVARSLTAAELPISVITAFTGAPFLAYLLIKSGKSAWQ, from the coding sequence ATGAACGGACAAAATAAAAAAATTGCTAATATCTTTTGGCTTGGCGTTGTGTTTCCTATTGCCGCCCTGATATCTTCTATTTGTATCGGGCGCTATCCCATAGGAATCAATCAGCTGATAGCATATCTTTTTAGCCCCGGGGTCTTTGAGGACCCCGGAGCTAATATTTTTTGGAACATACGTCTTCCAAGGGTACTGTTTTCTATGATGGCAGGCGGTGCCCTTTCTATTTCAGGCTCCGTATTGCAGGGGGTCTACAGAAATCCGCTGGTTTCGCCGGATATTATCGGCGTATCCTCGGGGGCTTCCTTAGGGGCGGCAATTTCAATTGTATTATTTTCCTCTGTATCCTCAAGCGTGCAGCTCTTTGCCTTTGCAGGGGGCATTATTGCGGTGCTTTTTACCTTTAATCTTGCAAGGCTCGGCAATCAGTCTACGATTGTATCTTTGATTTTATCCGGGGTTATTATAAATGCTCTTGCTCAGTCCGGCGTATCCATTCTTAAATATATGGCGGACCCTCTTCAGCAGCTTCCGGCTTTGGAATTTTGGCTCATGGGGAGCCTCAATACCATTACATGGGAGAAGCTTATAAATTTTCTCCCGATGTTTTTTATCGGCTCTGTTATAATCATACTCCTTCGGTGGCAGCTGAACGCTCTTTCTATGGGTGATGAGGAAGCGGCAAGCCTTGGGGTATCCGTAGTTATTACAAGAGGCATTATGATAGCCATGGCTACGGTGTTGGTTTCGGGAGTTGTTTCTATGACGGGCATGATTGCCTGGGTAGGGCTTATATGCCCGCATATTACCCGTATTTTAACCGGGAGCGACCATAGGGTCTCTGTGCCTGTTTCTTTTTTTACGGGGGCAGGATTTATGGCGATTTCAGATACGGTTGCCCGTTCTTTGACGGCTGCCGAGCTTCCCATAAGTGTTATCACTGCTTTTACGGGGGCACCCTTTCTGGCATATTTGCTTATCAAAAGCGGCAAGTCCGCCTGGCAGTAG
- a CDS encoding ABC transporter ATP-binding protein gives MMNILSCENLTVELSNKEILTDIGFEAECGKIYILLGSNGTGKTTLLRTLSGLIKPVKGTVSINGRDTASFSRKEFARNICYLPQSHGAVFEYQVVDFVMMGRTAHGNIFYRPTEKDKKRALAILEETGIAHLAYRPYTNLSSGECQLVMLSRALMQDTSFLLLDEPTSNLDFKNQRKVMKRITELAHKNEKAILISIHDPNAAIEYGDCIIAMDNKQIIKKIDKTNSGFYNEIEKAMQQIYEPSVKIVQTEDYAFVKYGK, from the coding sequence ATGATGAATATTTTATCTTGTGAAAACTTAACGGTTGAGCTATCCAATAAAGAAATCCTTACTGATATAGGTTTTGAAGCTGAATGCGGCAAAATATACATTCTCTTGGGAAGTAACGGCACAGGGAAAACCACGCTCCTGCGTACTTTATCGGGGCTTATAAAGCCTGTGAAAGGGACAGTGTCCATTAACGGCAGGGATACGGCTTCCTTTAGCCGTAAAGAGTTTGCCAGAAATATCTGCTATTTGCCCCAAAGCCATGGCGCGGTATTTGAATATCAGGTAGTAGATTTCGTTATGATGGGCCGTACGGCCCATGGGAATATTTTCTACCGCCCTACGGAAAAAGACAAGAAGAGGGCTTTGGCAATACTTGAAGAAACAGGTATAGCCCATCTTGCTTACAGGCCTTATACAAATTTAAGTTCCGGTGAATGCCAGCTTGTGATGCTTTCAAGGGCATTGATGCAGGATACGTCTTTTTTGCTTCTTGATGAGCCGACAAGCAATTTAGATTTTAAAAATCAGCGGAAAGTTATGAAAAGAATTACAGAGCTTGCCCACAAGAATGAGAAAGCCATTTTAATATCCATACATGATCCGAATGCCGCCATTGAATACGGCGATTGTATTATAGCAATGGATAATAAGCAGATTATAAAAAAGATTGATAAAACAAATTCAGGCTTTTACAATGAAATTGAAAAAGCAATGCAGCAGATTTATGAGCCATCTGTAAAAATAGTACAGACGGAGGACTATGCTTTTGTAAAATACGGAAAATAG
- a CDS encoding aldehyde ferredoxin oxidoreductase N-terminal domain-containing protein produces MIQKTIVADLNSLSFTISENKFTKESGYGRGLAVALLKEYGNMAAGRFDEDNPLIFVPGLFVGSSAPSSCRMHVVTKREKGQGAHISNITGDAPHRLISSGVSALVIKGKAKKPGTVLLIDHGEPQFIHMPELMGLKIPEIISCLREQFGEDCSITGTGPAADALLPLSTVFNTYPRGLPAYGCPRNSFGDIAGSKNLKAVVVKSSKLFDVPYADKEAFKRLAPKLSAIIRSNKICGGALPGYGSITIMKLLKNKHDIPEPKKIEMKARFSPNGIKINRNCSPVCVIGCLNKSEREALVDGFQDVPEVSEVDGALMHSFSIKDNLLVQKIMAKAFEIGINATEFVYTAKVYYEALYGKTDHIKPDDIYELLLEIEKLSVTGRVIAGGSQRVFEIFKDKTPLEELVTKPSITQEKNYSVSLEKPEGLENTKDIDLLYREIFALENLGICIFTSFALLNNNEALALLSKMFTAKTGIEMSVYELLEYSKSCIENELSFHKDSALYGVNMTVPEFTKVLYRYFGEEKEK; encoded by the coding sequence ATGATACAAAAAACAATTGTAGCAGATTTGAATAGCCTTTCCTTTACTATCTCAGAAAATAAATTTACGAAAGAGAGCGGATACGGCAGAGGCCTTGCAGTAGCGCTTTTGAAAGAATACGGAAATATGGCCGCAGGCCGTTTTGACGAAGACAATCCCTTAATATTTGTGCCTGGGCTTTTTGTAGGGAGCTCTGCGCCTTCCTCCTGCCGTATGCATGTCGTTACAAAAAGGGAGAAAGGGCAGGGGGCCCATATTTCAAACATAACGGGCGATGCTCCTCATAGGCTGATTTCTTCAGGAGTTTCAGCTCTTGTAATAAAAGGGAAGGCTAAGAAGCCGGGAACCGTATTATTGATAGACCATGGTGAGCCGCAGTTTATTCATATGCCGGAGCTTATGGGCCTAAAAATACCTGAAATCATCTCTTGCCTTAGGGAGCAATTCGGAGAAGACTGCTCTATCACAGGAACAGGTCCTGCGGCTGATGCGCTGCTTCCTCTTTCAACGGTATTTAATACATATCCAAGGGGATTGCCGGCTTACGGCTGCCCAAGAAACAGCTTTGGCGACATAGCGGGAAGCAAAAATCTAAAAGCTGTTGTAGTAAAAAGTTCGAAGCTTTTTGATGTTCCCTATGCGGATAAAGAAGCATTTAAAAGGCTTGCGCCAAAGCTTTCAGCAATTATACGAAGCAATAAAATATGCGGCGGAGCTTTACCGGGATATGGTTCCATTACTATAATGAAGCTTTTAAAGAATAAGCATGATATTCCAGAACCCAAAAAAATAGAAATGAAAGCCCGGTTTTCACCCAACGGAATAAAAATAAACAGAAATTGTTCTCCTGTATGTGTCATAGGCTGCCTTAATAAAAGTGAAAGAGAAGCGCTGGTAGACGGCTTTCAGGACGTTCCTGAGGTTTCGGAGGTAGACGGGGCACTTATGCATTCCTTTTCCATAAAGGATAATCTGCTTGTACAGAAAATTATGGCCAAGGCTTTTGAAATAGGAATAAATGCGACGGAATTTGTTTATACGGCTAAGGTTTATTATGAAGCGCTTTATGGAAAAACAGACCATATTAAGCCTGATGATATTTATGAACTGCTCCTTGAAATAGAGAAGCTTTCCGTTACCGGCCGTGTGATTGCAGGAGGCTCTCAAAGAGTATTTGAAATATTTAAAGATAAAACGCCTCTTGAGGAGCTTGTTACAAAGCCCTCTATTACTCAGGAAAAAAATTACAGTGTATCCCTTGAAAAGCCGGAAGGGCTCGAAAATACCAAGGATATAGACTTACTGTACAGGGAAATATTTGCCCTTGAAAATCTTGGTATATGTATCTTTACCTCATTTGCTTTATTAAATAATAATGAAGCCCTGGCGCTGTTAAGCAAAATGTTTACTGCGAAAACAGGAATTGAAATGAGTGTTTATGAGCTTTTGGAGTATTCTAAAAGCTGTATAGAAAATGAGCTTTCTTTTCATAAGGACAGTGCATTATACGGCGTAAATATGACTGTACCGGAATTTACAAAGGTTCTTTACAGATATTTTGGTGAAGAAAAGGAAAAGTAA
- a CDS encoding HAMP domain-containing sensor histidine kinase yields the protein MKNIKGLCKNLKIGSLYVRWIFLFMMLLMLSHFVSVLYIANSALPKVKGIFTDEMQKKAEMIQLLADKDFEVTDELIEKAVPINMAFVTTNGSNLRNFEAYENEISIGMINRVTEGEILTFNSKGSIPMCLFKAGEQYILFIPKPIEGGMDIFKNSMHGILQLGTFIAAFLIVIALIVIIRPLKKVIKATDEVSKGNFDIYIPQNHKGDIGLLISNFNKMTKSLKKNEYLRKDFVSSVSHEFKTPITSIEGFARLLQNEDITPEEIKEYTNIIINESSRLLNVSVNLLKLSELDSRAVVPIREKFYLDEQIRGIILLMESQWSKKNITFDFDIRETIIYENEELLHHVWLNIIQNAIKFSYYNSVISVAIIEEEKTVKVSIKDYGPGMTHEQTEKIFDRFYQADSSRSGDGSGLGLSIVKRIIDILNGEVICESQLGKGTTFTVTLNKG from the coding sequence ATGAAAAACATAAAAGGGCTATGCAAAAATTTAAAAATAGGTTCTCTTTATGTACGGTGGATATTTCTTTTTATGATGCTTCTGATGCTCTCTCACTTTGTATCCGTACTATATATTGCAAATTCAGCGCTTCCTAAAGTCAAAGGCATATTTACCGATGAAATGCAAAAAAAGGCTGAAATGATTCAGCTTTTGGCAGATAAAGATTTTGAAGTAACAGATGAATTAATTGAAAAGGCTGTTCCCATCAATATGGCCTTCGTCACTACTAATGGGAGCAACCTTAGAAATTTTGAAGCCTATGAAAATGAAATTTCAATCGGTATGATAAACCGAGTCACGGAAGGTGAAATACTAACCTTTAATTCAAAAGGCAGTATCCCTATGTGCCTGTTTAAAGCCGGAGAGCAGTACATTCTTTTTATACCCAAGCCCATTGAAGGCGGCATGGATATATTTAAGAATTCTATGCATGGAATATTGCAGTTGGGTACATTTATAGCCGCTTTTCTCATTGTTATTGCTCTTATCGTCATTATTCGGCCTTTAAAAAAGGTAATAAAAGCAACAGATGAAGTATCAAAAGGTAATTTTGATATTTATATTCCCCAAAACCACAAAGGGGATATCGGCCTATTAATCAGTAACTTTAATAAAATGACAAAGTCTTTAAAGAAAAATGAATATCTTCGGAAGGATTTCGTTTCAAGCGTATCCCATGAGTTCAAAACCCCTATTACATCTATAGAAGGCTTTGCCAGGCTTTTGCAAAATGAAGATATTACGCCTGAAGAGATAAAGGAATATACAAATATTATTATAAATGAATCTTCCAGGCTTTTAAATGTATCTGTTAATCTTTTAAAGCTCAGTGAGCTTGATAGCAGAGCAGTTGTACCTATACGGGAAAAGTTTTACCTCGATGAACAGATTAGAGGCATCATTCTCCTTATGGAATCACAGTGGAGCAAAAAAAATATTACGTTTGATTTTGATATAAGAGAAACCATTATATATGAAAATGAAGAACTTTTACATCATGTATGGCTTAATATTATTCAAAACGCCATTAAGTTTTCATATTATAATTCAGTTATATCCGTCGCTATAATTGAAGAAGAAAAAACTGTTAAAGTTTCTATAAAAGATTATGGCCCAGGTATGACTCATGAGCAAACCGAAAAGATATTTGACAGATTTTATCAGGCAGATAGCTCTCGTTCAGGAGATGGAAGCGGCCTGGGCCTTTCAATTGTAAAAAGAATAATAGATATTTTAAATGGTGAGGTTATCTGCGAAAGTCAATTGGGAAAAGGAACCACATTTACAGTTACTTTAAATAAAGGGTAA
- a CDS encoding response regulator transcription factor: MIRILVVDDDKNIQKLISKHLNNHGYETECAGNGSIALSMMEKNYFDMLIVDVMMPMIDGYELTTDIRSVDKQIPILMITAKDTFADKKRGFTSGIDDYMTKPIDFEEMILRVEALLRRAKISADRKLEVGNVLIDFDSRSIIMQNENIELPRKEFDLLYKLLSYPNKTFTRRQLMDEIWGMESDADERTVDVHIRRLRERFSDNDSFEIVTVRGLGYKAEYLK; this comes from the coding sequence GTGATTCGGATTTTAGTAGTAGATGACGATAAGAATATACAAAAGTTAATTTCAAAACATCTCAATAACCACGGCTATGAAACCGAGTGTGCAGGAAATGGGTCTATAGCCCTGAGTATGATGGAAAAAAACTATTTTGACATGCTCATTGTAGATGTCATGATGCCTATGATAGATGGATATGAGCTTACAACCGACATCAGAAGTGTTGATAAACAAATACCTATACTTATGATTACGGCTAAAGATACCTTTGCAGACAAAAAAAGAGGGTTTACATCCGGTATAGATGACTATATGACAAAGCCTATAGATTTTGAAGAAATGATTCTTCGGGTGGAAGCACTTTTACGTAGGGCTAAAATTTCTGCCGACCGTAAGCTTGAAGTCGGCAATGTACTTATAGATTTCGATTCCAGAAGTATAATTATGCAAAATGAAAATATTGAGCTTCCGCGCAAAGAGTTTGATTTGCTTTATAAATTACTAAGCTATCCAAACAAAACCTTTACAAGAAGGCAGCTTATGGATGAAATATGGGGAATGGAATCCGATGCCGACGAAAGAACTGTAGATGTCCATATCAGAAGGCTAAGAGAAAGATTTTCAGATAATGATTCCTTTGAAATAGTCACCGTTAGAGGGCTTGGATACAAGGCGGAGTATTTAAAATGA
- a CDS encoding ABC transporter permease has translation MRSLLTMLGIIIGIGSVIGIVTVGDSMTSSVSNSMQALGATNIIVNLQKKETDNGIPTPPMLQGDMGTIDEIDLITDEMIENYLRLYGDKVEAVSIYESGNSGKAKDGRLYANVSITGTNPGYKISSNINMLEGRYINEGDIKSNRYAAVVSDKLVSNMFPSGESPLGQEIKITTDSSIQTFTIVGIYKYENDVMTMMGSSVADKDIRTNVYIPLSTCKKLMSSNGGYESVTVMGKAGVDSDILTDSTASFFNNYYKNNTRYKISATSMESMMSTMTDMMSTLQIAIAVIAGISLIVGGVGVMNIMLVSVTERTREIGTRKALGARNTSIQMQFIIEAIIICGIGGIIGIIAGISLGYLGSLLLGFPGLPSIFIIVVAVVFSMMIGVFFGYYPATKAAQLDPIEALRYE, from the coding sequence ATGCGCTCTTTACTTACTATGCTTGGCATCATTATAGGTATAGGCTCGGTTATCGGTATCGTAACCGTCGGAGATTCCATGACAAGCTCCGTTTCAAACTCAATGCAAGCTCTTGGTGCTACGAATATTATAGTTAATCTGCAAAAAAAGGAAACCGATAACGGCATACCGACGCCTCCAATGCTGCAAGGAGATATGGGGACTATTGACGAAATTGACTTGATAACAGATGAAATGATAGAAAATTATTTAAGGCTTTACGGAGATAAGGTAGAGGCCGTCAGCATATATGAATCCGGTAACAGCGGTAAAGCAAAGGACGGGAGGCTTTATGCCAACGTATCCATTACAGGAACAAATCCGGGATATAAAATATCCAGCAATATAAATATGCTAGAAGGCCGATATATAAATGAAGGAGATATCAAATCAAACCGTTATGCCGCTGTGGTATCAGATAAGCTTGTCAGTAATATGTTTCCATCCGGTGAAAGCCCTCTGGGCCAGGAGATAAAAATTACTACGGATAGCAGCATACAAACATTTACTATTGTTGGTATTTATAAGTATGAAAATGATGTTATGACAATGATGGGCTCATCTGTAGCTGATAAAGACATAAGGACAAATGTATACATACCTCTTTCAACATGTAAAAAATTGATGTCCTCAAACGGCGGATACGAGTCTGTTACTGTAATGGGAAAAGCCGGGGTTGACTCAGATATTTTAACTGACAGCACGGCAAGCTTTTTCAATAACTATTATAAGAACAATACAAGATATAAAATAAGTGCAACCAGTATGGAGTCCATGATGAGTACCATGACTGATATGATGTCGACCCTTCAGATTGCCATAGCCGTAATTGCGGGAATATCCCTTATTGTAGGCGGTGTTGGCGTCATGAATATTATGCTTGTTTCAGTAACTGAACGCACAAGAGAGATTGGCACAAGAAAAGCCTTAGGGGCTCGTAATACTTCTATACAGATGCAATTTATTATTGAAGCCATTATTATTTGCGGCATAGGAGGCATAATAGGTATAATTGCAGGTATCTCATTAGGATATTTAGGCTCTTTACTTTTAGGCTTCCCAGGCTTACCTTCTATTTTTATAATAGTGGTTGCGGTAGTATTTTCTATGATGATAGGGGTATTCTTTGGATATTATCCTGCAACAAAGGCAGCACAGCTTGACCCCATTGAAGCATTACGATATGAATAA
- a CDS encoding ABC transporter ATP-binding protein, translating into MKTVIDMKKIVKSFYTNTPNELEILHGIDLTVSKGEFISIVGQSGSGKSTLMNIIGALDKPTKGEYELDGVNINELNDIELSDIRNQKIGFVFQTFNLIPRSSALKNVELPMLYKGISASERSYKAKELLKLVEMEDRANHKPNELSGGQKQRVAIARSIANDPAIILADEPTGALDSKTGRLVMDIFHKLHKEQGKTIILITHNEELAKETERIITLKDGMITNEKALLKAGA; encoded by the coding sequence ATGAAAACTGTTATAGATATGAAAAAAATTGTGAAATCCTTTTATACAAATACGCCTAATGAGCTGGAAATCCTCCACGGAATCGACCTTACGGTCAGCAAGGGAGAATTTATATCCATAGTAGGTCAGTCCGGTTCGGGAAAGTCTACTCTTATGAATATTATCGGGGCTTTGGATAAACCGACAAAAGGAGAATATGAATTAGACGGCGTTAATATAAACGAACTAAATGATATAGAACTTTCAGATATAAGAAACCAAAAAATAGGCTTTGTATTTCAAACCTTCAATCTCATACCACGAAGCAGCGCATTGAAAAATGTTGAACTGCCCATGCTTTATAAAGGGATAAGCGCATCAGAGCGAAGCTATAAGGCAAAGGAGCTCTTAAAGCTGGTTGAGATGGAAGACAGAGCAAACCACAAACCGAACGAGCTTTCCGGCGGTCAGAAGCAAAGAGTGGCCATCGCCCGTTCCATAGCAAATGACCCGGCTATTATCCTTGCAGATGAGCCTACAGGGGCGCTGGATTCAAAAACCGGAAGGCTGGTTATGGATATTTTTCATAAGCTGCATAAGGAACAGGGCAAAACAATTATATTAATTACCCATAATGAAGAACTTGCTAAGGAAACGGAGCGCATAATTACGCTTAAAGACGGCATGATAACCAATGAAAAAGCTCTTTTAAAGGCAGGTGCATAA